Proteins encoded within one genomic window of Balneolaceae bacterium:
- the rplL gene encoding 50S ribosomal protein L7/L12 yields MADVKEIAEQLVNLTIKEANELAKVLEEEYDIKPAAAAVAVAGGGAGGGDGEAAEEQTEFDVVLNSAGAKKIAVIKEVRSITGLGLKEAKELVDNAPNTVKEAVAKAEAEDLKAKLEDAGAEVELK; encoded by the coding sequence ATGGCTGACGTTAAAGAAATCGCAGAACAACTCGTTAACTTAACGATCAAAGAAGCAAACGAACTAGCAAAAGTTCTTGAAGAAGAATACGACATTAAACCTGCTGCTGCGGCTGTAGCTGTAGCTGGCGGAGGTGCCGGTGGCGGAGATGGAGAAGCTGCTGAAGAACAAACAGAGTTTGATGTAGTTCTGAACTCTGCTGGAGCGAAGAAAATTGCAGTGATCAAAGAGGTTCGTAGTATCACCGGTCTTGGACTGAAAGAGGCTAAAGAACTGGTTGATAATGCACCAAACACTGTAAAAGAAGCAGTTGCTAAAGCAGAAGCTGAAGATCTTAAAGCAAAACTTGAAGATGCCGGAGCTGAAGTAGAGCTCAAGTAA
- the rplJ gene encoding 50S ribosomal protein L10, producing MPTLTDKKAVVEEITEQLNSSNAVYITNYSGMSVGDMGELRGKFREGNVRFKVYKNTLIKRAMDTIGGYDELYPHLAEQNGFAFVEEELAAPAKVLKDYIKENEKPKFKAALIDGDYYTEDQLDTLAAMKSKSEVIGDIIGLLMAPMSNIVSGLQAQGGNLAGAIKTIAEEGDE from the coding sequence ATGCCGACATTAACAGATAAAAAGGCAGTTGTAGAAGAAATTACCGAGCAGCTGAATAGCTCTAACGCGGTTTACATTACCAATTACTCCGGCATGTCTGTTGGAGATATGGGTGAGTTGCGTGGGAAATTTCGCGAAGGTAATGTGCGCTTTAAAGTGTATAAAAACACACTTATAAAAAGAGCGATGGATACAATTGGCGGATATGACGAACTCTATCCACACCTTGCAGAACAAAACGGTTTTGCGTTTGTGGAAGAAGAGCTTGCTGCACCTGCTAAAGTTTTGAAAGACTATATTAAGGAAAATGAAAAGCCAAAATTTAAGGCTGCCTTAATAGATGGTGATTATTACACGGAAGACCAACTCGATACACTGGCCGCTATGAAGTCTAAGAGCGAAGTTATCGGCGATATTATTGGTCTGTTGATGGCACCAATGTCGAACATAGTAAGTGGATTGCAGGCACAAGGAGGCAATCTTGCAGGAGCAATCAAAACAATCGCTGAAGAAGGCGACGAATAA
- the rplK gene encoding 50S ribosomal protein L11, with protein MAKKVDTVLKLQIVGGQANPAPPVGPALGQAGINIMEFCKAFNAQTQEKAGTIIPVEITVYADKSFSFKTKTPPAAVLLKKAANIKSGSGEPNRAKVGKVTFDQCREIAQQKMEDLNAFDVDNAAEMIAGTARSMGLRVIRDN; from the coding sequence ATGGCAAAAAAAGTAGATACAGTGCTTAAACTTCAAATTGTTGGTGGACAGGCCAATCCCGCCCCACCCGTGGGGCCAGCTTTGGGACAGGCAGGCATTAACATAATGGAGTTTTGTAAAGCATTTAATGCACAAACCCAGGAAAAGGCAGGTACCATTATTCCTGTTGAGATTACTGTGTATGCGGACAAATCGTTTAGCTTCAAAACGAAAACTCCGCCCGCAGCAGTTCTTCTCAAAAAAGCCGCTAACATTAAATCAGGATCAGGTGAACCTAACCGGGCAAAGGTAGGTAAAGTAACTTTCGATCAATGCCGTGAAATTGCACAGCAAAAGATGGAAGACCTGAATGCTTTTGATGTAGATAACGCAGCAGAGATGATTGCAGGTACTGCCAGAAGTATGGGTTTGAGAGTAATCCGAGATAATTAA
- the rpoB gene encoding DNA-directed RNA polymerase subunit beta: MSTTMEKIPFTDRLSFGRIKKVIDYPDFLDIQLESFNSFAQLDVAPNDRENQGLQRIFNENFPIQDSRETHILEFIYYSVDTPKYNIKECQERGLTYAIPLKARLRLSAVDSSDEASETIEQEVFLGDLPWMTKRGTFIVNGAERVIVSQLHRSPGVFFGQNVHPNGTVLYSARVIPFKGSWIEFTNDIRDVLWAYIDRKKKIPATTLLRALGFSTDLDVLSLFELSEEESFGSKKKYNDNLVGKRLATDITVEVTEEVVDDETGEVTEATERRVLLERDHELTEDDYGVLKEADVKKVLVQKIDEEESERSVIMNTLRKDPSHDDVTALGEIYQQIRTGEMPDPETARQVLERLFFSDKKYDLGEVGRYRLNKRLKLDIDPDIQYLTKEDIVAIVKEVIRLKEMKSQVDDIDHLSNRRVRTVGEQLAQQFSIGLARMARTIRERMNSRDAEQLTPQDLVNARTISSVINSFFGTNQLSQFMDQTNPAAELTHKRRMSALGPGGLTRERAGFEVRDVHYTHYGRLCPIETPEGPNIGLITSLCVHAKVNDFGFIETPYREVKEGKVTNNVEYLAAEQEDETVIAQANAPITDEGNFENESVFSRFRDSNVGLAKPDQIEYMDVSANQITSLAAALIPFIEHDDANRALMGSNMQRQAVPLLRPESPIVGTGLEQRAAKDSRTIISAEGDGEVMYVSGDEIRIKYERTEMEQDCYFDEGIKSYKLQKNERSNQDTTINQRPIVSVGDKVKEGEAIADGCATDKGELALGRNMLVAFMPWRGYNFEDAIVISERIVQDDVYTSIHITEFEQQVRDTKRGEEELTREIPNVSEDATKDLDERGIIRVGAKVNHGDILVGKITPKGETDPTPEEKLLRAIFGDKAGDVKDASMKTPPGVSGVVINTKLFSRKRDEQISRKEEKKMVEQENERHAKKLADLNQKWADKMYSLLRDKTSPGVYNYSEVELIPKGEKYKKSVFEELDPVNINENIDWATDEELVKHVKLLFKNYRELRREIDTEAKRRKYQIQVGDELPPGIIQKAKVYVAKKRKMQVGDKMAGRHGNKGVIAKVVPVEDMPFTKDGTPVDIVLNPLGVPSRMNLGQIYETILGWAGKKLGVKYASPIFDGASYDQVQEELEKAGLPKDGRVYLYDGQTGEKLNQKTTVGYMYMLKLNHLVEDKMHARSIGPYSLITQQPLGGKAQFGGQRLGEMEVWALYAYGAANVLKEMLTVKSDDVKGRSKVYEAIVKGENLPEGDVPESFKVLLREMMGLGLEIHID, encoded by the coding sequence TTGAGTACAACTATGGAGAAAATCCCGTTTACAGATCGCCTTTCATTCGGCAGAATAAAAAAAGTAATAGATTATCCAGATTTCTTAGATATCCAACTCGAATCTTTCAACAGTTTTGCGCAGCTTGATGTTGCCCCGAACGACCGAGAGAATCAGGGATTACAAAGAATATTCAATGAGAATTTCCCTATTCAGGACTCAAGGGAAACTCATATTCTGGAGTTTATCTATTATTCTGTCGATACGCCAAAATATAATATTAAAGAGTGCCAGGAACGAGGACTCACATATGCCATTCCATTAAAGGCAAGATTAAGATTGTCTGCTGTGGATAGTTCCGATGAAGCATCCGAGACCATTGAACAGGAAGTATTTCTGGGAGATCTGCCGTGGATGACTAAAAGAGGAACCTTCATTGTGAATGGAGCTGAACGTGTAATTGTAAGTCAGTTACACCGTTCACCAGGTGTGTTTTTCGGACAGAATGTCCATCCTAACGGTACAGTATTATACTCAGCACGGGTTATACCTTTTAAAGGTTCATGGATAGAGTTTACCAATGATATTCGTGACGTGCTCTGGGCATACATTGACAGAAAGAAAAAGATTCCTGCTACTACTCTCTTACGCGCTCTCGGATTTTCAACAGATCTGGATGTACTGAGTCTTTTTGAACTTTCTGAGGAAGAATCGTTTGGTTCGAAGAAAAAGTACAACGATAATCTGGTCGGAAAAAGGTTAGCAACAGACATTACTGTTGAAGTAACCGAAGAAGTAGTTGATGATGAAACCGGCGAAGTTACTGAAGCAACTGAACGAAGAGTTCTTCTTGAGCGGGATCATGAATTGACCGAGGACGATTACGGAGTACTCAAAGAAGCTGACGTGAAAAAAGTTCTGGTTCAAAAAATTGATGAAGAAGAGTCAGAGCGATCTGTCATCATGAATACATTGAGGAAAGATCCTTCTCATGATGATGTGACGGCGCTTGGAGAAATTTACCAGCAGATCAGAACGGGTGAAATGCCGGATCCTGAAACTGCGAGACAAGTACTCGAACGATTGTTCTTCAGCGACAAGAAATATGATCTTGGTGAAGTTGGAAGATATCGACTCAACAAGCGTTTGAAGCTGGATATAGATCCTGATATTCAATATCTAACCAAAGAAGATATTGTTGCAATCGTCAAAGAGGTAATTCGTCTCAAAGAGATGAAATCGCAGGTAGATGACATTGATCACCTGAGTAACCGGCGTGTACGAACTGTTGGCGAGCAGTTAGCTCAACAGTTTTCTATCGGCCTGGCAAGAATGGCCCGAACGATCCGTGAGCGAATGAACTCTCGTGATGCTGAGCAGTTAACTCCGCAAGATCTTGTAAATGCACGTACCATATCAAGTGTAATTAACAGCTTCTTTGGTACCAATCAGCTCTCTCAGTTTATGGACCAAACCAACCCGGCGGCTGAACTGACACATAAACGACGTATGTCGGCATTAGGCCCTGGTGGATTAACTCGTGAACGAGCCGGTTTTGAAGTTCGTGACGTCCACTACACTCACTATGGCCGTTTGTGCCCTATTGAAACACCTGAAGGTCCGAATATTGGATTGATTACCTCTCTTTGCGTTCATGCTAAGGTGAATGATTTCGGATTTATCGAAACTCCGTATCGTGAGGTGAAGGAAGGCAAGGTGACCAATAATGTTGAATATCTTGCTGCTGAACAGGAAGATGAGACAGTAATTGCGCAGGCAAATGCACCGATTACAGACGAAGGTAATTTTGAAAATGAGTCTGTATTCTCCCGGTTTAGAGACAGTAATGTAGGTCTCGCCAAACCGGATCAGATTGAATATATGGACGTATCTGCCAACCAGATTACTTCACTGGCTGCAGCGCTGATTCCATTTATTGAACACGATGATGCCAACCGTGCTTTGATGGGATCTAACATGCAGCGCCAGGCTGTGCCACTGTTAAGACCGGAATCACCTATTGTAGGAACCGGACTTGAACAGCGTGCAGCAAAAGACTCCCGTACTATAATAAGTGCTGAAGGAGATGGAGAAGTGATGTACGTAAGTGGTGATGAGATTCGCATTAAGTACGAACGTACTGAGATGGAACAGGACTGTTACTTCGATGAAGGTATTAAGAGTTACAAACTTCAAAAAAATGAAAGAAGTAACCAGGACACGACTATAAATCAGCGTCCCATTGTAAGTGTTGGCGATAAAGTGAAAGAAGGGGAAGCTATTGCCGATGGTTGTGCTACGGATAAAGGTGAGTTAGCTCTTGGAAGAAACATGCTTGTGGCCTTTATGCCATGGCGTGGTTACAACTTCGAGGATGCTATTGTTATCAGTGAGCGAATTGTTCAGGATGATGTTTATACATCTATTCACATTACTGAATTTGAACAGCAAGTTCGAGACACCAAGCGCGGCGAAGAGGAACTGACGCGTGAAATTCCCAATGTAAGTGAAGATGCTACGAAAGATCTTGATGAACGTGGAATTATACGAGTCGGTGCGAAAGTAAATCACGGAGATATCCTGGTTGGTAAAATTACTCCAAAAGGAGAGACCGACCCAACTCCTGAAGAGAAATTACTTCGCGCAATTTTCGGTGATAAAGCCGGTGATGTGAAAGACGCCTCGATGAAAACACCTCCGGGTGTATCTGGTGTGGTAATCAACACGAAGCTTTTCAGCCGTAAACGGGATGAACAGATCTCTCGGAAGGAAGAGAAGAAAATGGTTGAGCAAGAGAATGAGCGACACGCTAAAAAACTTGCAGATCTTAACCAGAAGTGGGCTGATAAAATGTACAGCCTGTTGCGGGATAAGACATCTCCCGGAGTGTACAACTACAGTGAAGTTGAGTTGATTCCAAAAGGTGAGAAATATAAAAAATCAGTTTTTGAAGAGCTCGACCCTGTGAACATCAATGAAAATATTGATTGGGCAACTGATGAAGAGCTCGTGAAGCATGTGAAGTTGCTCTTTAAGAACTACAGAGAACTTCGTAGAGAAATTGATACCGAGGCAAAACGCCGTAAATACCAAATTCAGGTTGGCGATGAGTTACCCCCGGGAATTATTCAGAAAGCCAAAGTCTATGTTGCCAAGAAGCGTAAAATGCAGGTGGGTGACAAGATGGCTGGTCGTCACGGAAATAAAGGTGTAATTGCCAAAGTAGTTCCGGTCGAAGATATGCCATTTACGAAAGATGGCACTCCGGTGGATATCGTTCTGAATCCGTTGGGTGTACCATCTCGGATGAACCTTGGTCAGATATACGAAACTATTCTTGGCTGGGCCGGAAAGAAATTGGGTGTGAAATATGCATCACCAATTTTTGATGGTGCTTCTTACGACCAGGTTCAGGAAGAACTGGAGAAAGCCGGGCTTCCGAAAGATGGTCGTGTTTACTTGTATGATGGGCAAACTGGTGAGAAGCTAAATCAAAAAACCACTGTTGGCTACATGTACATGCTGAAACTCAACCACCTTGTTGAGGATAAGATGCACGCTCGTTCTATCGGTCCATACTCACTGATTACGCAACAGCCGCTGGGTGGTAAAGCACAATTTGGCGGTCAGCGACTTGGTGAAATGGAGGTTTGGGCACTGTATGCGTATGGTGCAGCCAATGTTCTGAAAGAGATGCTCACTGTTAAAAGTGATGATGTAAAAGGACGCTCAAAAGTATATGAAGCCATCGTGAAAGGTGAGAACCTGCCCGAAGGTGATGTGCCGGAGTCGTTCAAAGTTTTATTACGTGAAATGATGGGTCTCGGTCTCGAAATCCATATTGACTAA
- the rplA gene encoding 50S ribosomal protein L1 has product MAKRSKKYQQVAELIDPDMEYTLEEACDLIKQTSTTSFDASVDLDLRLGVDPRHADQMVRGTVSLPHGTGKEIRVLAFVNEAKQEEAKEAGADYVGLDEYITKIEDGWADVDVIIATPDVMGKIGKLGRHLGPRGLMPNPKSGTVTTDVEGTVKEFKAGKIDFRVDKTGILHTSVGKVSFDANELRENLISFLQTILRLRPASAKGQYIRSAFLSTTMGPSIQINRSSIISI; this is encoded by the coding sequence ATGGCAAAAAGAAGTAAGAAATATCAACAGGTCGCTGAATTGATTGACCCTGACATGGAGTATACCCTCGAGGAGGCTTGTGATCTTATAAAACAAACAAGCACAACGTCTTTCGATGCTTCCGTAGATCTTGATCTTCGGTTAGGTGTAGATCCGCGTCATGCAGATCAAATGGTTCGTGGCACTGTTTCGCTTCCTCACGGAACTGGAAAAGAGATTCGTGTACTTGCTTTTGTAAATGAAGCAAAGCAGGAAGAAGCGAAAGAGGCCGGAGCCGATTATGTTGGCCTTGATGAATACATTACGAAAATTGAAGATGGTTGGGCTGACGTAGATGTAATTATTGCTACGCCGGATGTCATGGGTAAAATTGGTAAACTCGGACGACATCTGGGCCCACGTGGTCTTATGCCAAATCCTAAAAGTGGAACAGTAACTACCGATGTAGAAGGAACTGTTAAAGAATTCAAAGCCGGCAAGATTGATTTCCGGGTTGATAAAACAGGCATTCTGCATACATCTGTAGGTAAAGTAAGTTTTGATGCAAATGAATTGCGTGAAAATCTTATTTCTTTTCTGCAAACTATTTTAAGGTTACGGCCGGCATCAGCGAAAGGTCAATACATCAGAAGTGCTTTTTTAAGTACTACAATGGGGCCGAGTATCCAGATTAACCGATCATCAATTATTTCAATTTAG
- the secE gene encoding preprotein translocase subunit SecE, with amino-acid sequence MEKIKEFIEGVRKEMAKVSWPSQQELIDSTIIVIVFTIIISAFIFGVDQVYSTILGAIYQ; translated from the coding sequence ATGGAGAAAATTAAAGAGTTCATAGAAGGTGTTCGTAAGGAGATGGCAAAAGTGTCATGGCCGTCTCAACAAGAGCTAATCGACAGCACAATTATAGTGATCGTGTTTACAATCATTATTTCTGCGTTCATCTTTGGAGTGGATCAAGTTTATAGCACCATTTTGGGGGCAATATATCAATGA
- the nusG gene encoding transcription termination/antitermination protein NusG, whose translation MSTAEEKNEDGFDWYVVRCFSSHEKKVKEFLTREIEDQGLEHKIKEILIPTETVVEIRSGKKRTKEKNFFPGYILLKTRYDEEVNNLVQSAPSCIGFLKAGKSDIIPTPLKKREVDRILGRVMDSEEMAEKGGVVDIPYKEGDVVKVIDGPFKEFDGTVQEVLTEKLKLRVLVSIFGRKTPVEVDLNQVESTT comes from the coding sequence ATGAGTACAGCCGAAGAGAAAAATGAAGATGGATTTGACTGGTACGTAGTTCGTTGTTTTTCCAGTCATGAAAAAAAAGTAAAAGAGTTTCTGACCAGAGAAATTGAAGATCAGGGACTTGAACATAAGATTAAAGAGATTTTAATACCAACTGAGACTGTTGTTGAAATTAGATCGGGTAAAAAACGAACAAAAGAGAAGAATTTTTTCCCCGGATATATTTTACTCAAGACCCGGTATGATGAAGAAGTAAACAATTTAGTACAATCAGCACCATCCTGTATAGGGTTTTTAAAAGCAGGTAAGAGTGATATAATTCCAACACCATTAAAGAAACGAGAAGTTGATCGTATTCTCGGCCGTGTAATGGATAGTGAAGAGATGGCCGAGAAAGGTGGAGTTGTAGATATCCCCTATAAAGAGGGAGATGTTGTTAAAGTAATTGACGGACCGTTCAAAGAGTTTGACGGAACGGTTCAAGAAGTACTCACTGAAAAATTGAAATTACGAGTACTCGTAAGCATTTTCGGTAGAAAAACTCCTGTTGAAGTTGATTTGAACCAGGTTGAATCTACCACTTAA
- the tuf gene encoding elongation factor Tu has product MAKETFQRTKPHVNIGTIGHVDHGKTTLTAAITTVMAKHYGGVAKQFTDIDNAPEERERGITIATAHVEYETDQRHYAHVDCPGHADYVKNMVTGAAQMDGAILVVAATDGPMPQTREHILLARQVGVPQIVVFMNKTDLVDDEELIELVELEVRELLTSYEFDGDNIPVIQGSALNALNGDADSEQAILDLMDAVDETVPTPERDIEKPFLMPVEDVFSITGRGTVATGRIERGVVKLNDEVEIVGIVEDPMKSVVTGIEMFRRLLEEGQAGDNAGILLRGINKEQLERGMVLCKPGSITPHKEFECEVYVLSKDEGGRHTPFFKGYRPQFYFRTTDVTGACELPEGVEMVMPGDNVKMNVKLIQPVAMEKGLRFAIREGGRTVGAGVVTKIND; this is encoded by the coding sequence ATGGCAAAAGAGACATTTCAACGTACCAAGCCGCATGTAAACATTGGTACGATCGGTCACGTAGATCACGGCAAGACAACGCTAACGGCGGCGATTACGACGGTAATGGCCAAGCACTATGGGGGTGTAGCCAAACAGTTTACAGATATTGATAATGCACCTGAGGAGCGCGAGCGTGGAATTACCATAGCGACGGCTCACGTGGAATATGAAACCGACCAGCGCCACTATGCCCATGTGGACTGTCCGGGACACGCCGACTATGTAAAGAATATGGTGACCGGCGCGGCCCAGATGGACGGGGCGATTTTGGTAGTAGCGGCCACAGATGGCCCGATGCCCCAGACTCGTGAGCACATTCTTCTGGCCCGCCAGGTAGGGGTTCCCCAGATTGTTGTGTTTATGAACAAGACCGACCTGGTAGACGATGAGGAGTTGATTGAGCTGGTAGAACTGGAAGTTCGCGAGCTGCTGACCTCCTATGAATTTGACGGGGATAATATTCCGGTGATCCAGGGAAGTGCCCTGAATGCCCTGAACGGCGATGCCGACAGTGAGCAGGCAATTCTGGACCTGATGGATGCCGTCGATGAGACCGTGCCTACACCGGAGCGGGATATTGAAAAGCCGTTCCTGATGCCGGTTGAAGATGTGTTTTCAATTACCGGCCGTGGTACGGTCGCCACCGGGCGAATTGAGCGGGGTGTTGTAAAGCTCAACGACGAGGTGGAAATAGTCGGGATTGTAGAAGATCCGATGAAGAGTGTGGTTACCGGGATTGAGATGTTCCGCCGTTTGCTGGAGGAAGGTCAGGCAGGCGACAACGCCGGGATCTTGCTTCGGGGAATTAACAAAGAGCAGCTGGAGCGGGGGATGGTACTCTGCAAGCCGGGCTCGATTACCCCACACAAAGAGTTTGAATGCGAGGTATATGTACTGAGCAAAGATGAAGGAGGCCGTCACACGCCGTTCTTCAAAGGATATCGTCCGCAGTTTTATTTCCGGACCACAGATGTGACGGGAGCCTGTGAGCTACCCGAAGGAGTGGAGATGGTGATGCCGGGCGACAACGTGAAGATGAATGTAAAACTGATCCAGCCGGTCGCCATGGAGAAAGGACTTCGGTTTGCGATTCGCGAAGGCGGACGCACCGTTGGAGCTGGTGTAGTTACTAAAATTAATGACTGA